Genomic segment of Nostoc commune NIES-4072:
CAGATTCAACAGCAAAATTCAACAGAGCGCTGATTATTGCTTGGTGACGATTATGAGTCGTGTATTTTAGTTCATCTAACCGAGCTAAGTAGTCTTTCAGCAGTTGACGGTCTACTAACTCTATAGGTAAGGAGCCATGCTCTTTCAGCAAAGATAGTAGTGTTAGCTCGTAAGATTTAAGTGTACTAGCAGCTAATCCTTGTCGAGAAAGGAAAGCTGTAGCAACTTGTGCTAATGTAGTTGTCACGTTTCACCTCTTTATCTAATTAAAAGTACTGCTATTCATTTAAAATATGCACTTATATAAAATAATTAATTATATACTTTACTACATATTAAAAGCATGGACAATACCCCCCAACCCCAAGAAACGCTGTCCCAGTACGTTAAAAGAATACGCACAAGCCTTTCATTAAGTCAAAATGATTTGGCAACTAAGGCAGGCATTCATCTTCAAAGTTTAGGTAAGATTGAACGAGGCATGACTACCAAGCTCAATAGTAAAAGCCAGCGTGGATTAGCTCGCGCATTGCAGGTTCCATCTGAGTACCTTGATGCAGTCATCCGGGGTGTACCCATGTCTGCAACCGATGTCCTCAAATTTTGCCCCGACTGCTGGACTCCCGGAACAACTCTTGAAGAAATCTGGTTATTGCCGCGATCGCAGTTTTGTTTCTTGTGCGGTACGGCATTACGTAATAGTTGTGCTAAGTGTAACGAACCTATTACGTCATTGAAATTTCGGTTTTGTCCTTACTGTGGCTTTCCATATAAAGCTTCTATTAGTTCTGAATCTCAAAGCCAGCCCCTTTAATATTAGTATTATTTACTACTTGTCTCTTTCATTATTCAAACTAAACTTTACCGCTTTACTGAACTAAACTGTTTAGTTTGCATTTGGTGACAGCTTCGCCAGCTCTACCCCTAATACCTGCACAGGCATCATTTTTTCAATAAATACAGCAGGGCGTTTAGAAATTGAGTCAGACATTTTTATTACCAACCATAAGTCCGAATATTATTAAAATTAATTGTATCAATACCTACTTTTTGCAGATAATTAGCTAACTTGAAATCATCTGTAAGCACTAAATATTTATTTTTTGCTAAAGTCACAATTCCACAGTCAGTCAGCCCATACTTAGTAAAATTATCTAGCTGAACAGCATTGACACTTTCAATATAAAATTCATCTAATGCAGTCATCGCTTGAGCAAATACAGAGTAACATTGAGAACGTTCTGGTTCACCAATCTGGTTAACCAGACTATTCACTTCAGTCAGCACATTAGGAGTTGTAACAATTTTTGAGAAATACGACAAGATACTCACCAGCAAATCGTAATCTTCCGGTAAAAACTTTTCAGTCCGATTAAATTGTGATATTCGCCTCCGATTTACAGTACCAACAAACCAAAGTAATAAAATATTTGTGTCAATTAAAATTCCTTTTTGTTTGTAACTTTGAAACAACGAGCGAATATAATCTTTCATCCCTCACGAATTTTCATCGATTTTACTTCCCCCGTTTCTGCATCTACGGTAAATATTTTATACTCACGTTCATATTTAGTAGCTAAAGAAATAGCTTCAGGAATAAGTGTTCTTTCAGTCTTAGCTACAGGGCGACTAAAACCTAAAGTTACATACCAAAACCTTTTATTTTCTGACAATTCTACTTCTTCAAGCAAGATATCATTGATAGAATTACCTATCATATCCTGGATATCTTCAAAATATTTTTTAGCAGCTAGAACAGCACCACGCACGTCAATTTTCATATATTTTACCTCCTGATTTATAGTTATAACTTTATTTGTTAACTGTTGACTGTCAACCGTCAACTAATCCCCCAAAAGCACCCGAATCGCTTTCAAAGCCTGATTACGTTTCCCATTGCTAATCTTGGCAAACCAGTAGTGCGATTCCTCATAACTCATGGCTCTAATCCCTTGGGCAATATTCGCAATGCGTTCTATTTTAGAAAGCGGTTGCAAAGTCTGAAACAATAATGCCAAATTTATCCCTGA
This window contains:
- a CDS encoding double zinc ribbon domain-containing protein produces the protein MDNTPQPQETLSQYVKRIRTSLSLSQNDLATKAGIHLQSLGKIERGMTTKLNSKSQRGLARALQVPSEYLDAVIRGVPMSATDVLKFCPDCWTPGTTLEEIWLLPRSQFCFLCGTALRNSCAKCNEPITSLKFRFCPYCGFPYKASISSESQSQPL
- a CDS encoding PIN domain-containing protein, with translation MKDYIRSLFQSYKQKGILIDTNILLLWFVGTVNRRRISQFNRTEKFLPEDYDLLVSILSYFSKIVTTPNVLTEVNSLVNQIGEPERSQCYSVFAQAMTALDEFYIESVNAVQLDNFTKYGLTDCGIVTLAKNKYLVLTDDFKLANYLQKVGIDTINFNNIRTYGW